One Sus scrofa isolate TJ Tabasco breed Duroc chromosome 10, Sscrofa11.1, whole genome shotgun sequence genomic window carries:
- the CYB5R1 gene encoding cytochrome b5 reductase 1 (The RefSeq protein has 3 substitutions compared to this genomic sequence), which produces MGFQPSPVLLASLGVGLLSLFGLALGSYLLRRSRRPLVTLLDPNEKYLLRLLDKTTVNHNTKKFRFALPTAHHVLGLPVGKHVYLSARIDGSLVIRPYTPITSDEDQGYVDLVIKVYLKGVHPKFPEGGKMSQYLNSLKLGDVVEFRGPSGLLTYTGKGKFSIQPNKKSPPEPRVARKLGMIAGGTGITPMLQLIRAILKDPEDPTQCFLLFANQTEKDIILREDLEELQARHPNQFKLWFTLDQPPEDWTYSKGFVSADMIREHLPAPAEDVLLLLCGPPPMVQLACHPNLDKLGYSQKMRFTY; this is translated from the exons ATGGGGTTCCAGCCG AGTCCAGTCCTGCTGGcttccctgggggtggggctgctgaGTCTGTTTGGCCTAGCTCTGGGCTCCTACCTCCTGCGGAGATCCCGCCGGCCGCTGGTCACGCTCTTGGACCCCAATGAAAAGTACCTGCTGCGACTGTTAGATAAAACG ACCGTGAACCACAACACTAAGAAGTTCCGCTTTGCCCTGCCCACCGCCCACCACGTTCTGGGGCTGCCTGTGG GCAAACATGTCTACCTCTCTGCCTGCATCAACGGCAGTCTTGTCATCAGGCCCTACACTCCCATCACCAGCGATGAGGACCAAGGCTACGTGGATCGTGTCATCAAG GTCTACCTGAAGGGCGTGCACCCCAAATTTCCTGAGGGAGGGAAGATGTCTCAGTACCTGAATAGCCTGAAGCTTGGGGATGTGGTGGAGTTTCGAGGGCCCAGTGGGTTGCTCACTTACACCGGGAAAG GAAAGTTCAGCATTCAGCCCAACAAGAAATCTCCGCCGGAACCCCGAGTGGCCAGGAAACTGGGAATGATTGCCGGAGGCACAG GGATCACCCCGATGCTGCAGCTGATCCGGGCCATCCTGAAAGACCCAGAAGATCCAACCCAGTGCTTTCTGCTTTTTGCCAACCAg aCCGAAAAGGACATAATCTTACGGGAGGACTTGGAGGAGCTGCAGGCACGACACCCCAATCAGTTTAAGCTCTGGTTCACTCTGGATCAGCCCCCAGAAG ATTGGACCTACAGCAAGGGTTTTGTGTCTGCCGACATGATCCGGGAGCACCTGCCTGCCCCAGCAGAGGacgtgttgctgctgctgtgtggGCCACCCCCCATGGTGCAGCTGGCCTGCCACCCCAACCTAGACAAACTGGGCTACTCACAGAAGATGCGCTTCACCTACTGA
- the CYB5R1 gene encoding cytochrome b5 reductase 1 isoform X1 has protein sequence MGFQPSPVLLASLGVGLLSLFGLALGSYLLRRSRRPLVTLLDPNEKYLLRLLDKTTVNHNTKKFRFALPTAHHVLGLPVGKHVYLSACINGSLVIRPYTPITSDEDQGYVDRVIKVYLKGVHPKFPEGGKMSQYLNSLKLGDVVEFRGPSGLLTYTGKGKFSIQPNKKSPPEPRVARKLGMIAGGTGITPMLQLIRAILKDPEDPTQCFLLFANQTEKDIILREDLEELQARHPNQFKLWFTLDQPPEDWTYSKGFVSADMIREHLPAPAEDVLLLLCGPPPMVQLACHPNLDKLGYSQKMRFTY, from the exons ATGGGGTTCCAGCCG AGTCCAGTCCTGCTGGcttccctgggggtggggctgctgaGTCTGTTTGGCCTAGCTCTGGGCTCCTACCTCCTGCGGAGATCCCGCCGGCCGCTGGTCACGCTCTTGGACCCCAATGAAAAGTACCTGCTGCGACTGTTAGATAAAACG ACCGTGAACCACAACACTAAGAAGTTCCGCTTTGCCCTGCCCACCGCCCACCACGTTCTGGGGCTGCCTGTGG GCAAACATGTCTACCTCTCTGCCTGCATCAACGGCAGTCTTGTCATCAGGCCCTACACTCCCATCACCAGCGATGAGGACCAAGGCTACGTGGATCGTGTCATCAAG GTCTACCTGAAGGGCGTGCACCCCAAATTTCCTGAGGGAGGGAAGATGTCTCAGTACCTGAATAGCCTGAAGCTTGGGGATGTGGTGGAGTTTCGAGGGCCCAGTGGGTTGCTCACTTACACCGGGAAAG GAAAGTTCAGCATTCAGCCCAACAAGAAATCTCCGCCGGAACCCCGAGTGGCCAGGAAACTGGGAATGATTGCCGGAGGCACAG GGATCACCCCGATGCTGCAGCTGATCCGGGCCATCCTGAAAGACCCAGAAGATCCAACCCAGTGCTTTCTGCTTTTTGCCAACCAg aCCGAAAAGGACATAATCTTACGGGAGGACTTGGAGGAGCTGCAGGCACGACACCCCAATCAGTTTAAGCTCTGGTTCACTCTGGATCAGCCCCCAGAAG ATTGGACCTACAGCAAGGGTTTTGTGTCTGCCGACATGATCCGGGAGCACCTGCCTGCCCCAGCAGAGGacgtgttgctgctgctgtgtggGCCACCCCCCATGGTGCAGCTGGCCTGCCACCCCAACCTAGACAAACTGGGCTACTCACAGAAGATGCGCTTCACCTACTGA